The following coding sequences lie in one Arachis stenosperma cultivar V10309 chromosome 5, arast.V10309.gnm1.PFL2, whole genome shotgun sequence genomic window:
- the LOC130979177 gene encoding expansin-A7-like: MASILQCRRSFLIAFTCIFATFMGESKVVMATFRPSSWALAHATFYGDETASATMGGACGYGNLFQSGYGTDTAALSSRLFNNGYACGTCYQIKCYQSSACYNNVAFTTVTATNLCPPNWSEPSDNGGWCNPPRAHFDLSKPVFMKIAQWKAGIVPILYRRVPCQRKGGLRFNFQGNGYWLLVYVMNVGGGGDIASMWVRGSRTGWIQMSHNWGASYQAFATLAGQSLSFRVTSYTTKETIIAWNVAPSNWNYGLTYSSAANFR; this comes from the exons ATGGCCTCCATTCTTCAATGTCGTCGCAGCTTTCTAATTGCTTTCACATGCATCTTCGCAACATTCATGGGGGAGTCAAAAGTAGTAATGGCAACATTTCGACCAAGTAGCTGGGCTCTTGCACATGCTACCTTTTACGGTGATGAAACAGCTTCTGCCACCATgg GAGGAGCATGTGGGTACGGGAATTTGTTTCAAAGCGGTTACGGGACGGACACGGCAGCATTGAGCTCAAGGTTGTTCAACAACGGGTATGCGTGCGGGACATGCTACCAGATAAAGTGCTACCAATCAAGTGCATGCTATAACAACGTGGCCTTCACAACCGTCACTGCCACCAATCTTTGCCCTCCAAATTGGTCCGAGCCCTCCGATAACGGTGGTTGGTGCAACCCTCCGCGAGCCCATTTTGACCTGTCCAAGCCGGTCTTCATGAAAATTGCCCAGTGGAAGGCCGGCATAGTCCCCATTCTATACCGCAG AGTGCCATGCCAAAGAAAGGGAGGGCTTCGATTTAATTTCCAAGGGAATGGATACTGGCTATTGGTGTATGTGATGAACGTGGGAGGCGGAGGAGACATTGCGAGCATGTGGGTGAGAGGAAGCAGAACGGGATGGATTCAGATGAGCCACAACTGGGGGGCTTCCTACCAAGCGTTTGCGACTCTGGCTGGGCAGTCTCTGTCTTTCAGGGTTACTTCTTACACTACTAAAGAGACTATTATTGCATGGAATGTTGCTCcttctaattggaactatggaCTCACTTACTCCTCCGCTGCCAATTTCAGATAA
- the LOC130979175 gene encoding PGR5-like protein 1B, chloroplastic has product MASKLLAFALAHPRAPTPTPLIPISSTYSSSSANFGAHHLVQVSGRHLCLRRRLLMLSPKATADQQQGKVEENDGVDDDGKILQYCSIDKKKRSVGEMEQEFLQALQAFYYEGKAIMSNEEFDNLKEELMWEGSSVVMLSSDEQKFLEASMAYVSGKPILSDKEFDQLKLRLKMEGSEIVAEGPRCSLRSRKVYSDLSVDYLKMFLLNVPATVVALGLFFFLDDLTGFEITYLLELPEPFSFIFTWFAAVPLLVWLAQSLTSAIIKDSLILKGPCPNCGTENTSFFGTILSISSGDSTNKVKCENCGTALVYDSTTRLITLPEGSSS; this is encoded by the exons ATGGCAAGCAAGTTATTAGCATTTGCATTGGCACACCCTCGTGCTCCTACCCCAACACCTCTCATTCCAATATCTTCAACTTATTCTTCCTCTTCTGCTAATTTTGGTGCCCACCACCTTGTTCAAGTCAGTGGCCGCCACTTATGTCTCCGCCGCCGACTCTTGATGCTCTCCCCCAAGGCCACTGCCGATCAGCAACAAG GCAAGGTTGAAGAAAATGATGGTGTTGATGATGATGGCAAAATCCTACAATATTGTAGCATAGACAAGAAAAAGAGATCAGTTGGAGAAATGGAGCAAGAGTTTCTTCAAGCACTCCAA GCATTCTATTATGAGGGGAAGGCGATTATGTCAAATGAGGAATTTGATAATCTAAAAGAAGAACTCATGTGGGAAGGGAGCAGTGTTGTCATGCTAA GTTCTGATGAACAGAAATTCTTGGAAGCTTCCATGGCCTATGTTTCTGGAAAACCAATCCTGAGCGACAAGGAGTTTGACCAGTTGAAATTGAGGCTAAAG ATGGAAGGGAGTGAGATTGTGGCCGAGGGTCCACGATGCAGTCTTCGTAGTAGAAAG GTTTATAGTGACCTATCTGTTGACTACTTAAAGATGTTTCTGCTCAATGTCCCAGCAACTGTGGTTGCATTAGGATT GTTCTTCTTCCTCGATGACCTTACTGGTTTCGAGATCACATATCTTCTAGAG CTTCCAGAGCCGTTTAGTTTCATTTTCACATGGTTTGCCGCTGTTCCCCTCCTTGTGTGGTTGGCTCAGTCACTTACAAGTGCTATTATAAAGGATTCCTTGATTCTAAAG GGTCCCTGTCCTAACTGTGGTACTGAAAATACTTCATTCTTTGGGACTATACTTTCTATTTCAAGTGGCGATTCCACCAACAAAGTCAAATGTGAAAA CTGTGGTACCGCATTGGTGTATGATTCAACTACAAGATTGATTACATTACCAGAAGGAAGCAGTTCCTAA
- the LOC130982365 gene encoding leucoanthocyanidin dioxygenase, translated as MATRVASRVESLASSGIQSIPKEYVRPQEELTNIGDVFEEEKKEGPQVPTIDLKEIDSPDEVVRAKCHETLKKAAQEWGVMHLVNHGIPQDLIDRLKKAGETFFSLPIEEKEKYANDQESGKIQGYGSKLANNASGQLEWEDYFFHLVFPEDKRDLSIWPKKPCDYTEVTSEYARQLRGLATKILGALSLCLGLEEGRLEKEVGGMEELLLQLKINYYPICPQPELALGVEAHTDVSSLTFLLHNMVPGLQLYYEGKWITAKCVPDSILMHIGDTIEILSNGKYKSILHRGLVNKEKVRISWAVFCEPPKEKIILKPLPELVTDAEPALFPPRTFAQHIQHKLFRKTQEGVPN; from the exons ATGGCAACTAGGGTGGCTTCAAGAGTTGAAAGCTTAGCAAGCAGTGGGATACAATCCATTCCCAAAGAGTATGTGAGGCCACAAGAAGAGTTGACCAACATAGGTGATGTATTTgaggaagagaagaaggaaggcCCTCAAGTTCCGACCATTGACCTCAAGGAAATCGATTCTCCGGATGAGGTTGTGAGAGCCAAGTGCCATGAGACTCTCAAGAAGGCGGCGCAGGAATGGGGTGTGATGCACCTTGTCAACCATGGCATCCCCCAAGACCTCATCGACCGCTTGAAGAAGGCCGGGGAGACCTTCTTCTCGCTGCCGATAGAGGAGAAGGAGAAGTATGCCAACGACCAGGAATCTGGCAAGATTCAAGGGTATGGAAGCAAGCTTGCTAACAATGCAAGTGGACAGCTTGAGTGGGAAGACTACTTCTTCCACCTTGTTTTCCCAGAGGATAAGCGTGACTTGTCCATCTGGCCCAAGAAACCTTGTGATTATAC TGAGGTTACAAGCGAGTATGCAAGGCAACTGAGAGGACTAGCGACCAAGATTCTTGGGGCTCTGTCTCTTTGTCTGGGTCTAGAAGAAGGGAGGCTGGAGAAGGAAGTTGGAGGGATGGAAGAGCTTCTACTTCAGTTAAAGATCAATTACTACCCTATTTGTCCCCAGCCAGAACTTGCACTTGGAGTTGAAGCTCACACAGATGTTAGTTCACTCACTTTCCTCCTCCACAACATGGTACCTGGTCTTCAGCTCTACTATGAGGGCAAATGGATCACAGCAAAGTGTGTCCCAGATTCCATCCTCATGCACATTGGTGACACCATTGAGATCCTCAGCAATGGTAAGTACAAGAGCATTCTCCACAGGGGTTTGGTCAACAAGGAAAAGGTTCGGATATCTTGGGCTGTTTTCTGTGAACCTCCTAAGGAGAAGATCATACTGAAGCCCCTGCCGGAGCTTGTCACGGATGCAGAGCCAGCACTATTCCCTCCTCGCACTTTTGCTCAGCATATTCAGCACAAATTATTCAGAAAGACTCAGGAAGGTGTCCCTAACTGA
- the LOC130979631 gene encoding uncharacterized protein LOC130979631 isoform X1 yields MSSDSAKENASVVDSSLTEWKHDIGNSDDPGMSMTTGTGVESIYNTKYFIIKSLNHQNIRLSVEKGIWATQVMNEPILEEAFHNSDSVILIFSVNMSGCFQGYAQMTSSIGWRRDNVWNEGSGKGNPWGRSFNVKWLRLNDLPFHKTLHLKNPLNDYKPVKISRDCQELSPDIGLALCELLDGKNEVDGLLTSSSTDDLYWKGHHSKTSGGFAGGEDYNFHPLHLSWSMSLPYSSMLYQNQAELSQFHSASNRFSGTTITKRLPTTTVSSKVSGTKHARFSSLTEDDFLDMSYEEYLEIHSRCRKQLCLGAAQPSFKQTESLRSNSHGDYSNLDEFDRDRTSSQRSNQ; encoded by the exons ATGTCTTCTGATAGTGCAAAGGAAAATGCATCCGTAGTTGATTCTTCGCTCACTGAATGGAAGCATGACATTGGAAATTCAGATGACCCAG GTATGAGTATGACAACTGGAACTGGAGTGGAAAGCatatataatacaaaatattttatcattaaGAGTTTAAATCATCAAAACATCCGTTTATCAGTTGAGAAAGGAATTTGGGCTACTCAAGTCATGAACGAACCCATTTTGGAAGAAGCTTTTCAT aattcagatagtgtaaTCCTTATATTTAGTGTCAACATGAGTGGCTGCTTCCAAGGATATGCACAAATGACTTCCTCCATTGGGTGGAGGAGAGATAATGTTTGGAATGAGGGTAGTGGTAAGGGTAATCCTTGGGGTCGCAGTTTTAATGTCAAATGGCTGCGTTTAAATGACCTTCCCTTTCATAAgactcttcatctgaagaatcCCTTGAATGACTACAAACCTGTCAAAATTAGTAGAGATTGCCAG GAGTTATCACCAGATATTGGTCTTGCTCTTTGTGAACTCCTTGACGGTAAAAACGAGGTGGATGGCCTGCTGACGAG TTCATCCACAGATGATTTATATTGGAAAGGGCATCATTCAAAGACATCAGGGGGTTTTGCGGGAGGTGAAGACTATAACTTCCATCCACTCCATTTATCATGGTCAATGTCCCTGCCATACTCTTCCATGCTTTACCAAAATCAAGCTGAGTTAAGTCAATTTCATTCAGCAAGCAATAGATTCAGTGGGACAACAATCACCAAAAGATTGCCTACCACCACTGTGTCATCAAAAGTGTCAGGGACTAAACATGCTCGTTTTAGTTCCTTAACAGAAGATGATTTTCTTGACATG TCCTATGAAGAATACTTGGAGATCCATAGCAGATGCAGGAAACAATTGTGCCTCGGT GCAGCTCAACCATCTTTCAAACAGACGGAATCATTGAGAAGTAATTCGCATGGTGATTATAG cAATTTGGACGAGTTTGATAGAGACAGGACCAGCTCTCAAAGGAGCAATCAGTAA
- the LOC130979631 gene encoding uncharacterized protein LOC130979631 isoform X2: MTLEIQMTQGGKAGLSHCQIGMSMTTGTGVESIYNTKYFIIKSLNHQNIRLSVEKGIWATQVMNEPILEEAFHNSDSVILIFSVNMSGCFQGYAQMTSSIGWRRDNVWNEGSGKGNPWGRSFNVKWLRLNDLPFHKTLHLKNPLNDYKPVKISRDCQELSPDIGLALCELLDGKNEVDGLLTSSSTDDLYWKGHHSKTSGGFAGGEDYNFHPLHLSWSMSLPYSSMLYQNQAELSQFHSASNRFSGTTITKRLPTTTVSSKVSGTKHARFSSLTEDDFLDMSYEEYLEIHSRCRKQLCLGAAQPSFKQTESLRSNSHGDYSNLDEFDRDRTSSQRSNQ, translated from the exons ATGACATTGGAAATTCAGATGACCCAG gGTGGTAAAGCTGGACTTTCTCATTGTCAAATAGGTATGAGTATGACAACTGGAACTGGAGTGGAAAGCatatataatacaaaatattttatcattaaGAGTTTAAATCATCAAAACATCCGTTTATCAGTTGAGAAAGGAATTTGGGCTACTCAAGTCATGAACGAACCCATTTTGGAAGAAGCTTTTCAT aattcagatagtgtaaTCCTTATATTTAGTGTCAACATGAGTGGCTGCTTCCAAGGATATGCACAAATGACTTCCTCCATTGGGTGGAGGAGAGATAATGTTTGGAATGAGGGTAGTGGTAAGGGTAATCCTTGGGGTCGCAGTTTTAATGTCAAATGGCTGCGTTTAAATGACCTTCCCTTTCATAAgactcttcatctgaagaatcCCTTGAATGACTACAAACCTGTCAAAATTAGTAGAGATTGCCAG GAGTTATCACCAGATATTGGTCTTGCTCTTTGTGAACTCCTTGACGGTAAAAACGAGGTGGATGGCCTGCTGACGAG TTCATCCACAGATGATTTATATTGGAAAGGGCATCATTCAAAGACATCAGGGGGTTTTGCGGGAGGTGAAGACTATAACTTCCATCCACTCCATTTATCATGGTCAATGTCCCTGCCATACTCTTCCATGCTTTACCAAAATCAAGCTGAGTTAAGTCAATTTCATTCAGCAAGCAATAGATTCAGTGGGACAACAATCACCAAAAGATTGCCTACCACCACTGTGTCATCAAAAGTGTCAGGGACTAAACATGCTCGTTTTAGTTCCTTAACAGAAGATGATTTTCTTGACATG TCCTATGAAGAATACTTGGAGATCCATAGCAGATGCAGGAAACAATTGTGCCTCGGT GCAGCTCAACCATCTTTCAAACAGACGGAATCATTGAGAAGTAATTCGCATGGTGATTATAG cAATTTGGACGAGTTTGATAGAGACAGGACCAGCTCTCAAAGGAGCAATCAGTAA
- the LOC130982464 gene encoding subtilisin-like protease 3 translates to MTEAKHGKPSNSMELTLLLAFVFILTFCATSAQEAMEMVVENESNLLTTYIVYVQKPQGEDSLQYDDLHGWYNSLLPESAKTQNQQRLVFSYRNVVSGFAAKLTAEEAKSMQGREEVVSIRAERILSLHTTHSPGFMGLQTGFPLWRGSNYGKGIIVGVLDTGINPSHPSFSGEGMPSPPAKWKGHCEFTKQRTCNNKLIGARSFVKNSSRDLPFDDVGHGTHTASTAAGRFVQGASIFGNANGTASGMAPFAHLAIYKVCQLDGCYESAIIAGMDAAIEDGVDILSLSLGGPPFEFFEDSIALGAFAAIRNGIFVSCSAGNEGPGYSTLSNEAPWILTVGASSIDRKISASAKLGNGKEFHGESAFQPKYFAPTLLPLVYAGENGNESCAFCAPGSLESLDVQGKVVLCEIGGDIARIDKGQEVKNAGGAAMILMNSEIRGYTTLADPHVLPAAHVSYHAGLEIKEYINSTSAPTATVLFRGTIIGDPFAPVVASFSSRGPNNVSPGILKPDIIGPGLNILAAWPVSLDHAFPPMNMISGTSMSCPHLSGIAALLKNSHPDWSPAAIKSAIMTTAHKANLEGEPILDQWLEPADVFATGSGHVNPLQANDPGLIYDIEPNDYIPYLCGLGYTDKQVGTILQQKVRCSEVKIIQEAQLNYPSFSIEMGNTSQSYTRTVTNVGPANSTYVVEVEAPLAVEMSISPATLTFQEVKEKLTYLVEFIPEDESLRGNNTFVQGSIKWVSLSGEYSVSIPISVIFN, encoded by the exons ATGACTGAAGCCAAGCATGGAAAACCGTCCAACAGCATGGAACTTACATTGCTTCTTGCTTTTGTATTCATTCTAACTTTCTGTGCAACTTCAGCACAAGAAGCTATGGAAATGGTAGTTGAAAATGAAAGCAATCTATTGACTACTTACATTGTTTACGTCCAAAAGCCTCAGGGTGAGGATTCTCTTCAATATGACGACTTGCATGGATGGTACAACTCACTTCTACCAGAGAGTGCCAAGACTCAGAACCAGCAGCGCCTTGTTTTCTCATACCGAAACGTGGTGTCTGGATTTGCTGCGAAACTGACAGCAGAAGAAGCAAAAAGCATGCAAGGGAGGGAGGAGGTTGTGTCCATTCGAGCCGAAAGGATCCTTTCTTTACACACAACTCATAGTCCAGGCTTCATGGGATTGCAAACTGGATTCCCATTGTGGAGAGGCTCCAACTATGGCAAAGGCATCATAGTTGGAGTGTTGGACACAGGAATAAACCCTTCACATCCATCATTTTCTGGTGAAGGAATGCCTTCTCCACCGGCAAAATGGAAGGGCCATTGCGAGTTTACAAAGCAGAGGACTTGTAACAACAAGCTCATTGGGGCAAGAAGCTTTGTCAAAAACTCAAGCAGGGATCTTCCTTTCGATGATGTTGGCCACGGCACTCACACGGCCAGCACGGCCGCAGGGAGGTTTGTGCAGGGTGCAAGTATCTTTGGCAATGCTAACGGTACAGCTTCTGGCATGGCACCCTTTGCCCATTTAGCAATTTACAAAGTTTGCCAACTTGATGGTTGCTATGAAAGTGCAATCATAGCTGGTATGGACGCTGCCATTGAAGATGGCGTGGACatactttccctctctcttGGAGGCCCCCCTTTTGAATTCTTTGAAGATTCAATTGCATTGGGCGCCTTCGCAGCCATTCGCAATGGCATTTTTGTTAGTTGTTCAGCTGGGAATGAAGGTCCTGGCTATAGTACATTGTCCAATGAGGCTCCATGGATTCTCACCGTTGGTGCTAGCTCCATTGACAGAAAAATAAGTGCATCAGCCAAACTTGGCAATGGAAAAGAATTTCATGGGGAATCAGCATTCCAACCCAAGTACTTTGCACCAACCCTATTGCCACTTGTGTATGCAggagaaaatggaaatgaaTCTTGTGCATTCTGTGCTCCAGGATCATTGGAGAGTTTGGATGTTCAGGGTAAGGTAGTGTTGTGTGAGATAGGTGGAGATATTGCAAGAATAGACAAGGGACAAGAAGTTAAGAATGCTGGTGGTGCTGCCATGATCCTCATGAACAGTGAGATTAGAGGTTATACTACCCTTGCTGACCCTCATGTTCTTCCTGCGGCACATGTGAGTTACCATGCTGGATTAGAAATCAAGGAATATATAAACTCAACCTCAGCACCAACAGCAACAGTCTTGTTTAGAGGAACTATCATCGGAGATCCATTTGCCCCAGTTGTTGCTTCCTTTTCCTCCAGAGGTCCAAACAATGTAAGTCCAGGGATTCTGAAACCAGACATAATTGGACCAGGATTGAACATTCTTGCTGCATGGCCTGTTTCTTTGGACCACGCTTTTCCACCAATGAACATGATTTCAG GTACTTCAATGTCTTGCCCTCATCTCAGTGGCATTGCTGCTTTGTTGAAGAACTCTCACCCAGACTGGTCCCCAGCTGCCATAAAATCAGCAATAATGACCACTGCTCACAAAGCAAACCTTGAAGGTGAACCTATATTGGACCAATGGCTTGAACCAGCTGATGTATTTGCAACTGGCTCTGGACATGTCAACCCTCTCCAAGCAAATGATCCAGGACTCATCTATGATATTGAACCAAACGATTACATTCCTTATCTATGTGGTTTGGGTTACACAGACAAACAAGTTGGTACTATCTTGCAACAGAAAGTGAGATGCTCTGAGGTAAAAATCATCCAGGAAGCACAACTCAACTATCCCTCATTCTCTATTGAAATGGGGAATACTTCACAGTCCTACACAAGGACAGTGACAAATGTTGGGCCTGCAAATTCGACTTATGTTGTGGAAGTTGAAGCGCCTTTGGCTGTTGAAATGAGCATAAGCCCTGCCACATTAACATTCCAAGAGGTGAAAGAGAAGCTTACATATCTGGTTGAGTTCATCCCTGAAGATGAAAGTCTCAGAGGGAATAACACTTTTGTTCAGGGCTCTATTAAGTGGGTGTCTCTGTCTGGAGAGTACTCAGTTAGCATCCCTATATCTGTCATATtcaattga
- the LOC130982322 gene encoding subtilisin-like protease — MEKTILLIALLFMLTCNPTSMAEEFIEENKGHQSELRTYIVHVSRPERNNNGVSLQSEELHGWYQTLMPQTIATSIQDRMVFSYRNVVSGFAVKLTPEEAKALEEKEEVVSARPERTLTLHTTHTPSFLGLRQGQGLWKDSNLGRGVIIGIIDTGIFPYHPSFNDEGMPPPPTKWKGHCEFTGQRTCNNKLVGARNLLKEALEEPPFENFFHGTHTAAEAAGAFVEDAGVFGNAKGTAAGMAPGAHVAMYKVCNDKVGCTESAILAAMDIAIEDGVDVLSLSLGLGSLPFFDDPIAIGAFSAIQSGIFVGCSAANSGPEYGTLSNEVPWILTVGASTIDRKIAALAKLGNGAKYQGETLFQPSNFSSELLPLVYPGLNGNNESAFCTPGSLDNFDVKGKVVVCDLGKISSVLKGQEVLRAGGAAVILTSPEIVGYSTPTSAYPLPAVQVGFGASFAIKSYINSSSTAQATILFEGTIIGDSLAPEVVFFSSRGPSQESPGILKPDIIGPGVNILAAWGVSVDNKVPSYNVVSGTSMSCPHLSGIAALLKSAHPDWSPAAIKSAIMTTADTKNLGGLPIVDQRHLKADIFATGAGHVNPNRANDPGLVYDIHPDDYIPYLCGLSYTDREIGILVQRKVVCANVKVIAEAQLNYPSFSIILGSTSQYYTRTLTNVGPANSTYSVDIDVPFGLGVSVNPSRIRFSELNQKVTYSVEFIPQVRENRGNHSFAQGALTWISQKHTVRTPISVIFK, encoded by the coding sequence ATGGAGAAAACCATCTTGCTCATTGCCCTCCTTTTCATGCTTACTTGCAACCCAACTTCAATGGCCGAAGAGTTCatagaagaaaacaaaggcCACCAAAGTGAGTTACGAACCTACATTGTTCATGTCAGTAGGCCAGAAAGGAATAACAATGGCGTTTCTCTTCAATCAGAAGAGTTGCATGGCTGGTACCAAACACTTATGCCGCAAACCATTGCAACCTCCATTCAGGATCGTATGGTTTTCTCTTACCGCAACGTGGTCTCTGGTTTCGCCGTGAAGTTGACACCAGAAGAAGCCAAAGCTTtggaagagaaagaggaagtTGTTTCAGCAAGACCTGAAAGAACCCTCACTCTTCACACAACTCACACTCCATCTTTCTTGGGTTTGCGTCAGGGACAAGGGTTGTGGAAAGATTCCAACCTTGGAAGAGGCGTTATCATCGGAATTATAGACACCGGAATATTCCCCTACCATCCTTCCTTCAACGACGAAGGGATGCCGCCTCCACCGACCAAGTGGAAAGGTCATTGCGAATTCACGGGACAAAGAACATGCAACAACAAGCTCGTTGGTGCAAGAAATCTTCTCAAGGAAGCCCTTGAAGAGCCTCCTTTTGAAAACTTCTTCCATGGAACACATACAGCTGCAGAGGCGGCCGGAGCATTTGTGGAAGACGCCGGTGTTTTTGGCAATGCCAAGGGAACTGCAGCTGGGATGGCACCCGGTGCACACGTGGCAATGTACAAAGTATGCAACGACAAAGTCGGGTGCACAGAAAGTGCCATTCTAGCTGCAATGGACATTGCCATTGAAGACGGCGTAGATGTTCTCTCTCTGTCTCTTGGTTTAGGCTCTCTTCCGTTCTTCGACGACCCAATTGCGATCGGCGCCTTTTCGGCCATCCAAAGCGGGATTTTCGTCGGTTGCTCGGCGGCTAACAGTGGTCCTGAATACGGCACTTTGTCAAATGAAGTTCCATGGATTCTCACCGTTGGTGCAAGCACCATTGATAGAAAAATAGCAGCACTAGCAAAGCTTGGAAACGGTGCAAAATATCAAGGAGAAACATTGTTCCAGCCCAGTAACTTTTCGTCAGAGCTATTGCCACTTGTGTATCCTGGTTTAAATGGAAACAATGAATCTGCTTTCTGCACACCCGGATCCTTAGACAACTTTGATGTCAAAGGAAAGGTTGTGGTTTGCGATTTAGGTAAGATTTCAAGTGTTCTCAAAGGACAAGAAGTTCTGAGAGCCGGTGGTGCCGCCGTGATTCTGACCAGCCCAGAAATCGTTGGCTACAGCACCCCCACCAGCGCTTACCCTCTCCCTGCAGTGCAAGTAGGCTTTGGCGCAAGTTTCGCCATCAAATCTTACATAAACTCATCAAGCACAGCACAAGCAACGATCTTGTTTGAAGGAACAATAATTGGTGATTCACTTGCACCAGAAgttgttttcttctcttcaaGGGGTCCAAGCCAAGAAAGCCCTGGAATCTTGAAACCAGACATAATTGGACCCGGGGTGAATATTCTAGCAGCATGGGGTGTCTCTGTAGACAACAAAGTACCATCGTACAATGTTGTCTCCGGCACTTCAATGTCATGCCCTCACCTCAGCGGCATTGCGGCTTTACTCAAAAGCGCGCATCCTGATTGGTCTCCGGCAGCTATTAAATCAGCTATCATGACCACTGCGGATACAAAGAACCTCGGAGGCCTACCCATTGTGGATCAAAGGCATTTGAAGGCTGACATTTTTGCAACGGGTGCAGGACATGTTAACCCTAATAGAGCAAATGATCCTGGTCTTGTTTATGATATCCACCCTGATGATTACATTCCTTATCTCTGTGGATTGAGTTACACGGACAGAGAGATTGGAATTCTTGTTCAAAGGAAAGTGGTGTGTGCCAATGTTAAGGTCATAGCAGAAGCACAACTCAACTACCCTTCATTTTCTATTATATTGGGGTCTACTTCACAATACTACACTAGAACGTTGACCAATGTTGGACCAGCAAATTCAACCTATAGTGTGGATATTGATGTGCCTTTTGGTTTGGGTGTGAGCGTAAACCCTTCTCGGATAAGGTTCAGTGAGTTGAATCAGAAGGTTACATATTCGGTGGAGTTTATTCCACAAGTGAGAGAAAATAGAGGAAACCATAGCTTTGCTCAAGGTGCTCTCACATGGATATCTCAGAAACACACTGTTAGAACCCCCATTTCTGTTATTTTCAAGTGA